One Dysidea avara chromosome 7, odDysAvar1.4, whole genome shotgun sequence genomic region harbors:
- the LOC136261166 gene encoding uncharacterized protein, which yields MSNPQSTQPTTTQLQPATSVPSATPVSSFVIPASHNTPKVSPICLLKTAVAPVVNGHMRMNANILFDEGAQRSFMSVQLATELQVKPTSSTQVETLAGELIPISVLIVPTIATPISNSYHLALNTLPHLKALKLATPITINKEFTISILIGTDHYWSFVQDWIIRGDGPTAQQSNLGYLLSGPMPQVATQLSTSILLQLTTIADHNQESNLEQLWLFTPSGDNPADLLTREQSTPVVSTTLKQSRTDILTTVDPSRYSNLYHLTAVTAYIYRFLHNLQKQTPLQSGPLTNTELSETRRELITGVQHSVYSEEFTFLCKKTSECPPLVKQLRLFLDDKKLIRCGGRIHNAPTTDVSKSSYLLPNKHTVTRMIVTDTHEKLHHGGVNITVTALRQVYWIPCIRQCIKSVLRRCVPCKKLIGKPFKSPDPPPLPKICVMEAPPFTVTGVDFTGALYVKEREEMKVYICLFLCALTRAVHLEVVTDLTVETFLLAFRRFCSRKSLPKKMISDNASTYLAAAEELQRMFSSEALKEALESQNVTWHFIPKRAPWYGDSGNVSLD from the exons ATGAGCAATCCTCAGAGTACACAGCCAACAACCACACAACTTCAACCTGCTACGTCTGTACCTAGTGCTACTCCAGTATCATCATTTGTAATTCCGGCTTCACATAACACTCCAAAGGTTTCCCCTATATGTTTGTTGAAGACTGCTGTAGCCCCAGTTGTTAATGGTCACATGAGAATGAATGCCAATATTCTATTTGATGAGGGAGCCCAGCGCTCTTTTATGTCCGTACAATTAGCCACTGAACTACAAGTCAAGCCAACCTCTAGTACGCAA GTAGAAACACTAGCGGGTGAACTTATACCAATTTCAGTTTTAATTGTACCGACAATTGCTACACCTATTTCCAACTCTTATCATCTAGCTCTGAACACTTTACCACATTTGAAAGCTTTGAAACTTGCGACTCCTATTACTATCAATAAAGAATTCACCATCTCTATCCTCATTGGCACTGATCATTACTGGTCATTTGTACAAGATTGGATTATCCGAGGAGATGGTCCCACTGCCCAGCAGTCTAACCTGGGATACCTACTCTCTGGCCCAATGCCACAAGTTGCCACTCAATTATCAACTTCAATATTGTTACAGCTGACGACCATTGCAGATCACAATCAGGAATCCAACTTAGAACAACTGTGGTTATTCACACCCTCAGGCGACAATCCTGCTGACCTACTAACACGAG AACAATCCACACCTGTGGTAAGTACAACCCTCAAGCAGAGTCGAACAGACATACTTACAACTGTTGATCCATCACGCTACAGCAATCTTTACCATTTGACGGCTGTAACTGCTTATATCTACCGGTTTTTACACAATCTTCAGAAACAGACACCTTTACAATCTGGACCTCTTACCAACACAGAACTATCTGAGACTCGTAGAGAATTAATCACTGGAGTTCAACACTCAGTTTATTCAGAAGAGTTTACCTTCTTGTGTAAGAAAACATCCGAGTGTCCTCCATTAGTGAAGCAACTTCGTCTGTTCCTTGATGATAAGAAACTCATACGTTGTGGAGGAAGAATACATAATGCACCAACCACTGATGTCAGCAAATCTTCTTACCTTCTCCCCAACAAACATACAGTGACTAGGATGATTGTTACTGATACACATGAGAAACTTCATCACGGAGGAGTAAACATTACAGTCACTGCACTCCGTCAAGTATACTGGATTCCGTGTATTAGACAATGCATTAAGAGTGTGTTAAGACGATGTGTGCCGTGTAAGAAATTAATAGGGAAACCATTCAAGTCACCAGATCCACCACCACTGCCTAAGATTTGTGTCATGGAAGCTCCACCATTTACAGTTACTGGAGTCGATTTCACTGGGGCACTGTATGTTAAGGAGCGAGAGGAGATGAAAGTGTACATCTGTTTATTCTTGTGTGCACTTACAAGAGCAGTACATTTAGAAGTTGTGACTGACCTCACAGTAGAGACATTTCTGTTGGCATTTCGTCGATTCTGCAGTCGCAAATCATTACCAAAGAAGATGATATCTGACAATGCCTCTACGTACTTGGCGGCGGCGGAGGAATTACAGAGAATGTTTAGTTCAGAAGCATTGAAGGAAGCTCTAGAATCCCAGAATGTCACCTGGCATTTCATTCCCAAGCGTGCCCCATGGTACGGGGATTCTGGGAACGTATCATTGGATTAA